Proteins from one Spirochaetaceae bacterium genomic window:
- a CDS encoding HPr family phosphocarrier protein, with product MIVREVLIINRAGIHARPAAKLVRTAGAFSSDIFLESGGERVNGKSIMGIITLGATYHTTVKIIADGDDEQAAVEALEDLFARRFEDVQI from the coding sequence CTGATCGTACGGGAAGTTCTCATCATCAACCGCGCGGGAATTCACGCCCGGCCCGCCGCCAAGCTGGTTCGAACCGCCGGTGCGTTCTCCTCGGACATCTTCCTGGAGAGCGGCGGAGAACGGGTCAACGGCAAGTCGATCATGGGCATCATCACGCTCGGCGCAACCTACCACACCACGGTCAAGATCATCGCCGACGGCGACGACGAACAAGCTGCCGTGGAAGCGCTGGAGGACCTTTTTGCGCGCCGCTTCGAGGACGTCCAGATCTGA